In one window of Nesterenkonia sandarakina DNA:
- a CDS encoding homocysteine S-methyltransferase family protein, with amino-acid sequence MNGNPLTDRLDTGPLLCAEGFLFELERRGYLTAGEFVPEVSLENPDALRSLHRDFQRAGSDIVEAFTYNGHREKMRVIGKEELLEPLNRSALRIAREVADTRPGDLMAGNISNTNIWDPADPSRQDEVRGMFEEMVGWAVDEGADLIIGETFYYAGEALTALEVARSSGLPVVLTLAPMAAEAMADGPGVVETAQRLEQAGADVVGLNCFRGPDTMMPWLRQIRAAVSCHVAALPVPYRTTPSEPTFFNLSDVQAGVPSPHGRTFPTALDPLFTNRYEIGAFAREAYELGVHYLGVCCGASPMHIRETAEAVGRQTEASRYSERMENHFMYGSHDRLPAHIRSLGERA; translated from the coding sequence ATGAACGGGAACCCGCTGACCGACCGCCTGGACACCGGGCCGCTGCTGTGCGCCGAGGGCTTCCTCTTCGAGCTCGAGCGGCGCGGCTACCTCACCGCCGGGGAGTTCGTCCCGGAGGTGTCGCTGGAGAACCCCGACGCGCTGCGCAGCCTGCACCGAGACTTCCAGCGGGCCGGCTCTGACATCGTCGAGGCGTTCACCTATAACGGGCACCGCGAGAAGATGCGAGTGATCGGCAAGGAAGAGCTGCTGGAGCCGTTGAACCGCTCGGCGCTGCGCATCGCCCGCGAGGTCGCCGACACCCGGCCCGGTGACCTGATGGCCGGGAACATCTCCAACACCAACATCTGGGATCCTGCCGACCCGAGCCGCCAGGACGAGGTTCGCGGAATGTTCGAAGAGATGGTCGGCTGGGCGGTGGATGAGGGCGCAGACCTGATCATCGGGGAGACCTTCTACTACGCCGGGGAGGCGCTGACCGCGCTCGAGGTCGCCCGCTCCTCCGGTCTGCCGGTGGTGCTGACCCTGGCACCGATGGCCGCCGAGGCCATGGCGGATGGACCTGGCGTGGTGGAGACCGCTCAGCGCCTGGAGCAGGCCGGGGCCGACGTCGTGGGCCTGAACTGTTTCCGCGGACCGGACACCATGATGCCCTGGCTGCGTCAGATCCGAGCGGCGGTCTCCTGTCATGTGGCCGCCCTGCCGGTGCCCTACCGCACCACCCCGAGCGAACCCACCTTCTTCAACCTCTCCGATGTGCAAGCCGGGGTGCCCTCCCCGCACGGCCGGACCTTCCCCACCGCGCTGGATCCGCTGTTCACCAACCGCTACGAGATCGGCGCCTTCGCCAGGGAGGCCTACGAGCTGGGAGTCCACTATCTGGGGGTCTGCTGCGGCGCCTCCCCGATGCATATCCGGGAGACCGCCGAGGCGGTGGGACGTCAGACCGAGGCCAGCCGCTACTCCGAGCGGATGGAGAACCACTTCATGTACGGCTCCC
- a CDS encoding rhodanese-related sulfurtransferase: MSMSRIVLYYTFTPLSDPEAVRLWQHTLCRELGLRGRILISPQGINGTVGGEIKAVKQYVKQTRAYAPFADMAFKWSEGAAEDFPRLSVKVRPELVAFGVPEEIEVDERGVVGGGEHLQPQQVHDLVEHKRSQGVEVAFFDGRNAMEAQIGRFKNAVVPETETTRDFIAELDSGKYDHLKDQPVVTYCTGGIRCEVLSALMRRRGFEEVYQIDGGIVRYGETFGDQGLWEGELYVFDSRMNTRFSEQAKTLGQCVCCSAATSSFYNCMDRGCSTLELYCEEHRHIPETTRCENCRARLEQDPDDPNAGALGKVRRA; the protein is encoded by the coding sequence GTGAGCATGTCCCGGATCGTCCTGTATTACACCTTCACCCCCCTCTCAGACCCGGAAGCGGTCAGACTCTGGCAGCACACGCTGTGCCGGGAGCTCGGCCTGCGGGGCCGGATCCTGATCTCGCCGCAGGGGATCAACGGCACCGTGGGCGGTGAGATCAAGGCGGTCAAACAGTACGTGAAGCAGACTCGGGCCTACGCCCCCTTCGCGGACATGGCCTTCAAATGGTCCGAGGGTGCAGCAGAGGACTTTCCGCGGCTCTCGGTCAAGGTGCGCCCCGAGCTGGTCGCCTTCGGCGTGCCCGAGGAGATCGAGGTCGATGAGCGCGGCGTCGTCGGCGGCGGTGAGCACCTGCAGCCGCAGCAGGTCCACGACCTGGTGGAGCACAAGCGCTCGCAGGGGGTGGAGGTCGCGTTCTTCGACGGCCGCAACGCCATGGAGGCCCAGATCGGCCGGTTCAAGAACGCCGTGGTCCCGGAGACCGAGACGACTCGGGACTTCATCGCCGAGCTGGACTCCGGAAAGTATGACCATCTCAAGGACCAGCCGGTGGTGACCTACTGCACCGGCGGGATCCGCTGTGAGGTGCTCTCGGCGCTGATGCGTCGGCGCGGCTTCGAGGAGGTCTACCAGATCGACGGCGGGATCGTCCGCTACGGAGAGACCTTCGGGGACCAGGGCCTCTGGGAAGGAGAGCTCTACGTCTTCGATTCCCGGATGAACACCCGCTTCTCCGAGCAGGCGAAGACCCTCGGGCAGTGCGTGTGCTGCTCCGCGGCGACCAGCTCCTTCTATAACTGCATGGACCGCGGCTGCTCCACGCTGGAGCTCTACTGCGAGGAACACCGCCACATTCCCGAGACCACCCGCTGCGAGAACTGCCGGGCCCGCCTGGAGCAGGACCCCGATGACCCCAACGCCGGAGCCCTGGGAAAGGTGCGCCGCGCATGA
- a CDS encoding GNAT family N-acetyltransferase, whose amino-acid sequence MTSELSDDLVRHWVTGWARTHDYDVQHEGNVHSALRSGDSDEWEYVLYSPQDTDLRKIASAVSKDSARLLTVIAEPGAPALSQNPVDGLQLISDEEKLMVVDMETQDVEDPITPEGYTTSREDHEGWTRLTVHDGDKIAARGRVATVGHYAILDRIYTNHDYRRQGLGTFVTRALIAIAHEHDVEEGLLVATADGQELYEFLGWTLLGDVHVYGATSGSRLQPSHSQFDDLND is encoded by the coding sequence ATGACTTCTGAGCTCAGCGATGACCTTGTCCGCCATTGGGTGACCGGATGGGCGCGAACTCACGACTACGACGTCCAGCATGAGGGCAACGTGCACTCAGCTCTGCGCTCCGGGGACTCCGATGAGTGGGAGTACGTGCTCTACTCCCCCCAGGACACAGATCTGCGCAAGATCGCCTCGGCGGTGTCCAAAGACTCCGCTCGGCTGCTCACCGTGATCGCCGAGCCCGGTGCGCCGGCGCTGAGCCAGAACCCGGTGGACGGTCTGCAGCTGATCAGCGACGAGGAGAAGCTGATGGTGGTGGACATGGAGACTCAGGACGTCGAGGATCCGATCACCCCTGAGGGATACACCACCAGCCGCGAGGACCACGAGGGATGGACCCGCCTCACGGTCCACGACGGGGACAAGATCGCCGCCCGCGGGCGCGTGGCGACGGTGGGGCACTACGCCATCCTGGACCGGATCTACACCAACCACGACTACCGTCGGCAGGGCCTGGGGACCTTCGTCACCCGCGCGCTGATCGCGATCGCCCATGAGCACGACGTGGAAGAGGGCCTGCTCGTGGCCACCGCAGACGGCCAGGAGCTCTACGAGTTCCTGGGCTGGACCCTGCTCGGCGATGTCCACGTCTATGGTGCGACCTCCGGATCCCGGCTGCAGCCCAGCCACTCGCAGTTCGACGACCTCAACGACTAG